In a single window of the Aridibaculum aurantiacum genome:
- a CDS encoding ribulose-bisphosphate carboxylase large subunit family protein, whose product MERITATYFIETPLQPDAAANVIAGEQSSGTFVAVPGETEELKQRFAARVESVEALESVTEPSIPGGKSASGVYHRAMVKISWPVENFGFNLPVLVSTIQGNLYELRQFTGLKLMDIDFPDSYVQHYRGPKFGIAGTRRLTSVEGRPMIGTIIKPSIGLTPEQTATIVETLGEAGIDFVKDDELLSSSANSPFEKRVEAVMQVINKLADKTGKKIMYAFNLSGEIDEMIKRYETIMNAGGTCAMVNINSVGMSATKKICDIGVLAIHGHRNGWGMLTRHPLLGIDFTAYQKLWRLVGVDQLHVNGIQNKFWESDDSVERSIKACLKPLGNGQTVLPVVSSGQWGGQAPETYRRTQTTDLLYMAGGGIMAHPGGAAAGVRALRYAWQAAVDGLTVEQAADKYVEFAQSVEKFGVK is encoded by the coding sequence ATGGAACGAATAACAGCAACATATTTTATTGAAACACCCCTGCAACCCGACGCTGCAGCCAATGTAATTGCAGGCGAACAATCATCAGGAACGTTTGTAGCAGTGCCTGGAGAAACAGAAGAGCTGAAGCAAAGATTTGCTGCAAGGGTAGAGTCGGTGGAAGCATTGGAAAGTGTTACCGAGCCTTCCATACCTGGTGGTAAAAGCGCAAGTGGTGTATATCACCGTGCGATGGTTAAGATATCATGGCCGGTAGAAAATTTCGGTTTCAACCTTCCTGTACTGGTGTCTACCATCCAGGGCAATTTGTATGAGCTAAGACAGTTCACAGGATTAAAGCTGATGGATATTGATTTCCCGGACAGCTATGTGCAACACTACAGAGGACCTAAGTTTGGCATTGCAGGAACAAGAAGATTAACAAGTGTTGAAGGCAGACCCATGATTGGAACGATCATCAAGCCAAGTATAGGATTAACTCCAGAACAAACAGCTACAATAGTAGAGACGTTGGGTGAAGCCGGTATTGATTTCGTAAAAGATGATGAGTTACTTTCTTCTTCCGCTAATTCACCTTTTGAAAAAAGGGTTGAAGCCGTCATGCAAGTGATCAACAAGCTTGCAGATAAGACAGGTAAAAAGATCATGTATGCGTTCAACCTGAGTGGCGAGATTGATGAGATGATAAAGCGCTACGAAACAATAATGAATGCCGGTGGCACCTGTGCTATGGTCAACATCAATAGCGTTGGTATGTCGGCAACGAAAAAGATCTGTGACATTGGGGTGCTGGCTATTCATGGTCATCGTAATGGATGGGGCATGCTTACGCGGCACCCATTATTAGGGATTGATTTCACTGCTTATCAAAAGCTTTGGCGACTGGTAGGTGTTGATCAACTGCATGTAAATGGTATTCAAAATAAATTCTGGGAATCGGATGATTCTGTAGAACGATCAATCAAGGCTTGTTTAAAACCTCTAGGTAATGGGCAAACAGTGCTGCCTGTTGTTTCTTCAGGTCAGTGGGGCGGACAGGCACCTGAAACATATCGCCGCACGCAGACCACCGATCTGTTGTATATGGCGGGTGGTGGTATCATGGCACATCCCGGTGGTGCCGCTGCAGGTGTACGTGCATTACGTTATGCCTGGCAGGCAGCAGTAGATGGTTTAACTGTAGAGCAAGCTGCAGATAAGTATGTTGAATTCGCACAATCAGTAGAAAAGTTCGGTGTAAAATAA
- a CDS encoding four-carbon acid sugar kinase family protein, with translation MKDLLLAFYGDDFTGSTDALEFLSRAGMKAALFIEPPTVEQLAAYPGLNAIGVAGMTRSLPPHAMQRELQPAFEKLKELAPRHVHYKVCSTFDSSPEIGSIGKAIDVGASVFANRYIPLLVAAPPLGRYCLFGNLFARLGIGSNGNIYRLDRHPSMSKHPVTPSNESDLRLHLAKQTNKQIELVDILQIAKPITEVEAALNKLCHEGAEVVLFDALEEEQLLPIGEVIDKEARAGSTVFSVGSSGIEMALGKYWNQQGVLQVADNWATPGEASPLLVLSGSCSPVTASQIHWAIEHDFKVIEIDVWSLFKKDSEKALQEYIEHALDFLSQGTSVIVHTGGTTNKVNLRKNGVEVIGSALGNIARGICEREKLTRIVVAGGDTSSYAARAMGIEAVTMIAPLAPGAPLCKASAPGSPLDGIEINFKGGQVGAEDYFGLLKEGKSKFKSQKSKEMVE, from the coding sequence ATGAAAGATTTGTTGTTAGCATTCTATGGTGATGACTTCACAGGAAGTACTGATGCATTGGAGTTTTTATCTCGTGCAGGGATGAAAGCTGCGCTGTTTATCGAGCCGCCAACAGTAGAGCAACTGGCTGCTTACCCCGGCTTGAATGCCATTGGAGTGGCAGGCATGACACGTTCTTTACCACCGCATGCGATGCAGCGTGAACTGCAGCCGGCATTTGAAAAGCTAAAGGAACTGGCGCCGCGACATGTGCATTATAAAGTTTGTTCTACGTTCGATTCTTCACCAGAGATCGGCAGCATTGGTAAAGCAATAGATGTAGGTGCCAGTGTATTCGCCAATCGTTATATCCCGCTGTTAGTGGCTGCTCCGCCATTAGGCAGGTACTGTTTATTTGGAAACTTGTTTGCCCGTTTGGGTATTGGCAGTAATGGAAACATCTACCGCTTAGACAGGCATCCATCTATGAGTAAACATCCGGTTACGCCCAGCAATGAAAGCGATCTGAGGTTACACCTGGCTAAACAAACCAACAAGCAAATAGAGTTGGTAGATATACTTCAAATAGCAAAGCCAATAACTGAAGTTGAAGCGGCATTAAATAAGCTTTGCCACGAAGGAGCAGAGGTGGTGTTGTTCGATGCGCTTGAAGAAGAGCAACTGCTTCCAATAGGAGAGGTGATAGATAAAGAAGCCAGGGCTGGTTCAACTGTTTTCAGTGTTGGTTCTTCAGGTATTGAAATGGCTCTGGGTAAATATTGGAATCAACAAGGTGTGTTGCAAGTAGCCGATAATTGGGCAACACCTGGTGAAGCTTCGCCTCTCTTAGTGCTATCCGGAAGCTGCTCACCTGTTACCGCTTCGCAAATTCACTGGGCAATAGAGCATGACTTCAAGGTGATTGAAATAGATGTTTGGTCACTTTTTAAAAAGGATAGTGAGAAGGCGTTGCAAGAATATATTGAACATGCACTCGACTTCCTTTCACAAGGAACCAGTGTGATTGTGCATACAGGTGGAACAACCAACAAAGTCAACCTTCGCAAAAATGGGGTGGAAGTGATTGGTTCTGCATTAGGTAACATAGCACGTGGGATATGCGAAAGAGAAAAGCTGACACGTATCGTAGTTGCCGGAGGTGATACTTCCAGTTATGCTGCAAGGGCTATGGGAATAGAAGCAGTAACCATGATTGCTCCATTAGCACCCGGTGCTCCATTGTGTAAGGCATCAGCACCCGGATCGCCATTAGATGGTATCGAGATCAACTTCAAAGGCGGGCAGGTAGGGGCGGAGGATTATTTTGGTCTGCTGAAAGAAGGCAAGTCAAAATTCAAAAGTCAAAAATCAAAAGAGATGGTGGAGTGA
- a CDS encoding aspartate/glutamate racemase family protein has translation MSKTLGLVHTSATLVPVFQQLCSQHLPHVQVFNIVDDSLIKNVIKCGELTPATARRVVDYAGSAEAAGADYILFTCSSIGAAVEAAAGLTKVPVLRVDQPMADQAVQIGSKVGVIATLPTTLGPTTDLVQRRAAVAGKDVAVTSVLCEGAFEALMSGDAAKHDAMVAEALKELSTRVDVIVLAQASMARVVDTLSAEDKRVPILASPGIAIEHLASIL, from the coding sequence ATGTCAAAGACACTCGGTCTCGTTCATACATCAGCTACACTTGTTCCTGTATTTCAGCAACTATGTAGCCAGCACTTGCCACATGTACAGGTATTCAATATTGTAGATGATAGTCTTATAAAAAATGTGATCAAATGCGGGGAGCTTACTCCCGCTACTGCAAGACGTGTTGTTGATTATGCTGGTTCAGCAGAAGCTGCCGGGGCAGATTATATCTTATTCACCTGCTCATCTATAGGTGCAGCCGTAGAGGCAGCAGCAGGACTAACCAAAGTACCTGTATTGCGTGTCGATCAACCAATGGCTGACCAGGCAGTGCAGATAGGCAGTAAAGTAGGTGTAATAGCAACACTACCTACCACACTTGGTCCAACCACTGACCTGGTACAACGCAGGGCTGCAGTTGCAGGTAAAGATGTAGCCGTAACATCAGTGCTGTGCGAAGGTGCATTTGAAGCTCTGATGAGCGGCGATGCTGCAAAGCACGATGCCATGGTAGCTGAGGCATTGAAAGAGCTTTCCACCAGAGTAGATGTGATCGTGCTGGCACAGGCATCAATGGCAAGAGTGGTAGATACGCTAAGTGCTGAAGATAAGCGCGTACCAATACTCGCCAGCCCGGGCATCGCCATTGAACATCTAGCTTCCATATTGTAA
- a CDS encoding bile acid:sodium symporter family protein: MKKVSKLSLYLSALSAVVLIACLLMQQDALAKAAGLITAVTFAIGMGSLPALKGYQYTAWIIAAVVAGMVYPAAFTSWGEFDLRNKWLILVIVQLVMFGMGTQMSLRDFTSIASTGKGVFIGLLCQFSIMPLMGFLLTRIFHFEPEIAAGIILIGSCSSGLASNVMVYLAKANLVLSVVVTAMVTLVAPFMTPLLMKLLAGTLIEVKFLNMMMEIIKIVMVPIGAALLHDYLKTASPGGWKKVKVLFTISAIWLIALPLGSFNHLQSISSVEAMQSLEIFSFLCGAVIVGTLYHLVANRFANLDKMMPVISMFGIIYFTTVTTAAGRDNLMEVGFLLFLCSVIHNGAGYFFGYWLSRLFKLDENSARTIAFEVGLQNGGMASGLAGSMGKLGTVGLAAAVFSPWMNISGSLLANYWRRRPVVDEKKLVVPVGEMVVIEKIEVEKV; this comes from the coding sequence ATGAAAAAAGTATCTAAACTTTCATTGTATCTCTCCGCACTCTCCGCTGTTGTATTGATAGCATGCCTGTTGATGCAACAAGATGCTTTGGCAAAAGCTGCAGGACTGATTACTGCAGTAACTTTTGCTATTGGAATGGGTTCGTTACCTGCATTGAAAGGATACCAATATACAGCATGGATCATAGCGGCTGTTGTAGCAGGTATGGTATATCCGGCTGCATTTACAAGTTGGGGAGAGTTTGATCTGCGCAACAAATGGCTCATACTCGTTATCGTTCAACTGGTGATGTTTGGCATGGGTACACAAATGAGTTTACGAGATTTTACCAGCATTGCCTCAACCGGCAAAGGCGTATTTATTGGATTGCTTTGCCAGTTCTCAATCATGCCACTGATGGGTTTTTTGCTAACAAGAATATTTCATTTTGAACCAGAGATAGCCGCAGGCATTATATTGATCGGCTCTTGCTCCAGTGGTTTGGCAAGTAACGTAATGGTGTACCTGGCAAAGGCAAACCTTGTGTTGTCGGTAGTTGTAACTGCTATGGTTACATTGGTAGCGCCCTTCATGACACCGTTACTCATGAAGTTGTTAGCCGGCACACTCATCGAGGTGAAGTTTCTTAATATGATGATGGAGATCATCAAGATCGTGATGGTTCCTATCGGAGCTGCCCTTTTACACGATTACTTGAAAACTGCATCACCTGGCGGATGGAAAAAGGTGAAGGTTTTGTTTACGATATCGGCTATATGGTTAATTGCTTTGCCGCTTGGTTCATTCAATCATTTACAAAGCATTTCTTCGGTTGAAGCCATGCAGTCGCTAGAGATCTTCTCTTTCTTGTGTGGAGCTGTTATCGTTGGTACGCTCTATCATCTGGTAGCAAATCGCTTTGCTAATCTTGATAAGATGATGCCTGTCATCAGCATGTTTGGGATTATTTATTTCACCACCGTGACCACTGCAGCCGGAAGAGACAACCTAATGGAAGTTGGCTTTCTCCTGTTTCTATGTTCCGTTATTCATAATGGTGCCGGCTATTTCTTTGGCTACTGGCTTAGCCGTTTGTTCAAGCTTGATGAGAATTCTGCACGCACCATTGCCTTTGAAGTAGGACTACAAAATGGTGGTATGGCTTCAGGATTAGCGGGTAGTATGGGTAAGCTGGGAACAGTAGGATTAGCTGCAGCGGTGTTTAGTCCCTGGATGAATATCTCCGGTTCGTTGCTTGCTAATTACTGGAGAAGAAGACCTGTAGTGGATGAAAAGAAGTTGGTTGTGCCTGTAGGTGAGATGGTAGTGATTGAGAAAATTGAAGTAGAAAAGGTGTAG
- a CDS encoding glycoside hydrolase family 2 TIM barrel-domain containing protein, producing MKKWLLIIGVIAHLSLLAQLVDKTPAAIPKVPSVYDSEPWQDQSVVAINRDPARATAYSFASVQDALTGDRTKSDRVMMLNGEWDFAFAMKPADAPADFYKSRVSGWKKIEVPSNWELKGYDKPIYKSAVYPFRPVNPPHVPLDYNPVGCYQRTFTVPANWKDMNVTLHFGGVSSGFKVWLNGKFVGYGEDSFLPSEFNITPYLQAGENVLSVWVIRWSDGTFLEDQDHWRLSGIQREVLLMAEPKLRIADFHWQAKLDKDYKDAVLSIRPRIDNYTGALVPAGYAVKAQLYRNNKPLFEKPLERTAESIINEIYPRLDNVKFGLLEAEVKNPDKWSDEAPNLYTLVLSLEDSTGKVLEAKSCKVGFRSIEFDKTTSKLLINGKVTYLYGVNRHDHHPTRGKALTREDIRKDVETLKQFNFNCIRTSHYPNDPYFYDLCDEYGILVMDEANYETHGLGGKLSNDPTWVHAFMERTNRMVMRDKNHPSIIIWSLGNEAGRGPTNAAMAEWIHDFDITRPVHYEPAQGNHRVDGYIDPTDPRYPKTVDHAHRIQNPVDPFYVDMVSRFYPGIFTPELFVNQKNGDNRPIIFVEYSHSMGNSTGNMKEFWDLFRSLPKIIGGCIWDFKDQGLLKKDSAGVEYYAYGGDFGEKLHDGNFCINGIVAADGRPKAAIYECKRVYQPAETELLDVAKGLIKITNRHAVKSLADYAVHLVVRENGVAILNKPLPRIALAAGRDTVISIAGYLPKLKQGPEYLADIHFTLAADEAWAPKGHEVASNQFALTGLASYNAIAKATSRINMTTSADAYVMTGKDFSIKISKSNGALSSYLYKGKEQVYAPLLPHFKRPLTDNDRRGWKPHRKLKQWYEPNMKLVNTAVGKSDGQAGSGVVVTSTYSLINDSATVTVKYYIAGDGAVKVDYALQVKPGLPNIPKVGMQGAIARDYDNITWYGRGKFENYVDRRYGFDAGIYSQHINEFMEPYVLPQENGYRTDVRWMYLANKKNEGLLVVADSLLSMSAWPYTEENIENAKHTNKLKDAGYITLNIDLMQMGVGGNDTWSDVAAPLNQYQIPAKDYRYSFYLMPMQKRKEQVNEVVRKIKF from the coding sequence ATGAAGAAGTGGTTATTAATAATTGGGGTCATCGCTCATTTATCATTGCTGGCACAGCTGGTAGATAAAACACCGGCGGCTATACCAAAGGTGCCATCAGTGTACGATAGCGAACCATGGCAAGACCAATCTGTGGTGGCAATCAACCGTGACCCGGCAAGGGCTACGGCATACTCATTTGCCTCTGTGCAGGATGCCTTGACCGGCGACAGGACAAAGAGCGATAGGGTGATGATGCTGAATGGTGAATGGGATTTTGCTTTTGCCATGAAGCCTGCCGATGCGCCCGCCGATTTTTACAAGAGCCGTGTAAGCGGTTGGAAGAAAATAGAAGTGCCAAGCAACTGGGAATTGAAAGGTTATGACAAGCCGATTTATAAGAGTGCGGTTTACCCGTTCCGCCCGGTGAACCCGCCGCATGTGCCACTTGATTACAACCCTGTTGGTTGTTACCAGCGCACATTTACAGTGCCTGCTAATTGGAAGGACATGAATGTGACACTGCATTTTGGCGGAGTGAGTTCGGGTTTTAAAGTTTGGTTGAATGGCAAGTTTGTAGGCTATGGAGAAGATAGTTTTTTGCCGTCTGAATTCAACATTACCCCTTACCTGCAAGCCGGGGAAAATGTGCTGAGCGTATGGGTTATCCGTTGGAGTGATGGAACGTTTTTGGAAGACCAGGATCATTGGCGGCTGAGTGGAATACAACGTGAAGTATTGCTGATGGCTGAGCCTAAGTTGCGCATTGCTGATTTTCATTGGCAGGCGAAACTTGATAAAGATTACAAGGATGCAGTGCTAAGCATCAGGCCAAGAATAGACAACTACACAGGAGCACTCGTACCTGCAGGATATGCAGTAAAAGCACAATTATATCGAAATAACAAGCCACTGTTTGAGAAGCCACTGGAGCGCACTGCAGAATCAATCATCAATGAAATTTATCCAAGGCTTGATAATGTAAAGTTTGGTCTGCTTGAAGCAGAGGTAAAAAATCCTGATAAATGGAGTGATGAAGCGCCTAATCTTTATACACTTGTGCTTTCGCTGGAAGACAGTACAGGTAAAGTGCTGGAAGCAAAGAGTTGTAAAGTTGGATTTAGAAGTATTGAATTTGATAAGACAACTTCAAAGCTGCTCATCAATGGAAAGGTGACTTACTTGTATGGAGTCAATCGTCATGATCATCATCCAACACGAGGTAAGGCGCTGACTAGGGAAGATATACGTAAAGATGTAGAGACCTTGAAGCAGTTCAACTTTAATTGCATTCGTACAAGCCATTATCCTAATGATCCTTACTTCTATGACCTGTGTGATGAATATGGAATACTGGTGATGGATGAAGCAAATTATGAAACACATGGATTGGGTGGCAAGCTTAGCAATGATCCTACGTGGGTGCATGCATTCATGGAGCGCACCAACCGAATGGTGATGCGTGATAAGAACCATCCGAGCATCATCATATGGAGCTTAGGTAATGAAGCTGGTAGAGGTCCCACCAATGCTGCTATGGCAGAATGGATACATGATTTTGATATCACGCGTCCTGTTCATTATGAACCTGCGCAAGGTAATCATCGTGTAGATGGTTATATCGATCCTACTGATCCACGCTATCCTAAAACAGTTGATCATGCACACCGCATACAGAATCCTGTTGATCCATTCTATGTGGATATGGTCAGCCGTTTTTATCCAGGCATATTTACACCTGAGTTATTTGTTAACCAGAAGAATGGTGATAACAGGCCGATCATATTTGTTGAGTACTCGCATTCGATGGGCAACTCAACCGGTAACATGAAAGAATTCTGGGACCTGTTCCGCTCATTACCAAAGATTATTGGCGGATGTATCTGGGACTTCAAAGACCAGGGATTGCTGAAGAAGGATAGTGCAGGAGTGGAGTACTATGCTTATGGTGGTGACTTTGGTGAGAAGCTGCATGATGGTAATTTTTGCATCAATGGTATTGTAGCAGCAGATGGCAGGCCTAAGGCAGCAATCTATGAATGTAAACGTGTATACCAACCTGCAGAAACAGAATTGCTTGATGTAGCAAAAGGGTTAATCAAAATAACCAACAGGCATGCAGTGAAATCACTCGCTGATTATGCTGTTCATTTGGTTGTAAGGGAAAATGGTGTGGCGATTTTGAATAAGCCATTGCCACGAATAGCGTTAGCAGCAGGAAGGGATACAGTTATAAGTATAGCTGGCTATTTACCAAAACTGAAGCAAGGACCAGAGTATTTGGCTGATATACATTTTACATTGGCTGCTGATGAAGCATGGGCTCCAAAAGGGCATGAAGTAGCATCTAATCAATTTGCATTAACAGGACTTGCTAGTTATAATGCTATTGCTAAAGCTACATCCCGGATTAATATGACAACATCTGCAGATGCTTATGTAATGACAGGTAAAGATTTCAGCATAAAGATCAGTAAGAGCAATGGTGCCTTGAGCTCTTATTTATATAAAGGAAAAGAGCAGGTGTATGCACCGTTGTTGCCGCATTTCAAACGTCCTCTTACAGATAATGACCGCCGTGGCTGGAAGCCGCATCGTAAGCTAAAGCAGTGGTACGAGCCTAATATGAAACTGGTGAATACTGCAGTAGGCAAGTCTGATGGCCAGGCAGGCAGTGGTGTGGTAGTGACTAGTACTTACTCTTTGATTAACGATAGTGCTACTGTAACTGTGAAATACTATATAGCTGGTGATGGTGCAGTGAAAGTAGATTATGCACTTCAGGTAAAACCAGGTTTGCCCAACATTCCGAAAGTTGGTATGCAGGGCGCCATTGCAAGGGATTATGACAACATCACCTGGTATGGCCGTGGTAAATTTGAGAACTACGTAGACAGGCGATATGGTTTTGATGCAGGTATATATTCTCAGCACATCAATGAGTTTATGGAGCCTTATGTACTGCCGCAGGAGAATGGATACAGAACAGATGTAAGGTGGATGTACCTGGCAAATAAGAAGAATGAGGGATTGTTAGTTGTAGCGGATAGTTTGCTTAGCATGAGTGCGTGGCCGTATACCGAGGAGAATATTGAAAATGCAAAGCACACAAATAAACTAAAAGATGCAGGATACATTACCCTCAACATCGACCTCATGCAAATGGGCGTTGGTGGCAATGATACCTGGAGTGATGTTGCTGCACCATTAAACCAGTATCAAATTCCTGCCAAGGATTATCGTTATTCTTTTTATTTAATGCCAATGCAAAAAAGGAAGGAGCAGGTAAATGAGGTAGTGCGGAAGATTAAATTTTGA
- the tnpA gene encoding IS200/IS605 family transposase: MIKIWIHLVWATKHRHPLLKDSIRRNIFNHIRVNGRKKGLFIDCINGYTDHMHCLISLGAEQTIAKVVQLIKGESSYWINQQQLTEDKFEWQDEYFAVSVSESMLATVRTYIYKQEEHHKKQTFQQEYDAFIGKYGFNVVG, translated from the coding sequence ATGATCAAGATCTGGATCCATTTAGTATGGGCTACCAAACATAGACATCCACTTCTGAAAGATTCTATTCGCAGAAACATCTTCAACCACATCAGGGTTAATGGCAGGAAAAAAGGATTATTCATTGACTGCATCAATGGTTATACAGATCATATGCATTGTCTTATTTCCTTGGGCGCTGAGCAAACAATTGCTAAAGTGGTTCAATTGATCAAAGGCGAATCTTCTTATTGGATAAATCAACAGCAGTTGACCGAGGATAAGTTTGAGTGGCAGGATGAATATTTTGCTGTATCTGTTTCTGAATCTATGTTAGCTACAGTTCGCACTTATATTTATAAGCAGGAAGAGCATCATAAGAAACAAACTTTTCAGCAGGAGTATGATGCATTTATTGGAAAATATGGTTTCAATGTAGTTGGCTAA
- a CDS encoding glycoside hydrolase family 127 protein translates to MNTVSKIFFTSALFYATQVTAQDKALVNTSKSEFAKLAAVNMGDVKWTNGFWAERFNVCRDSMVPNLWRIYNDANISHAFKNFEIAARLDTGSHKGPSFHDGDYYKTLEAMASIYASTKDKRLDEAMEKAIAVIAKAQREDGYIYTKAAIDQQKTGEKKQFEDRLSFEAYNIGHLMTAACVHHRATGKTNLLDVARKATDYLYNFYQRVSPEIARNAICPSHYMGTIEMYRTTGDARYKELAQKLIDIRGVSVGSDDNSDRYKFRDMQEVVGHAVRANYLFAGAADVYAETGDKTLLNTLNIMWDDVVNHKMYITGGCGALHDGVSNDGTSFNPGDVEKLHQAYGRKYQLPNLTAHNETCANIGNVLWNWRMLQLTGDAKYADVMELALYNSVLSGVSLSGKKFFYTNPLAVSGDLPYKQRWTKESYATLDKKKWPDYGSNMSWSRDRLEYIGLSNCCPPNVVRTVAEISNYAYSTSDDGLWFNLYGSNNLSTKLKNGSSIRLIQQTNYPWNGHIKITIDEAASNTSLHLRIPEWADGARILVNGKLTTTPVAGTYAAVKRPWKKGDVVELVLPMEAKLIEANPLVEETRNQVAVKRGPIVYCLESIDLPKEQELFDVAIPTNMKLTPKMATIDNSQVMVLEGQAVLNEAGDWNKRLYRTVSSKQAKPIAVRLVPYYAWGNRGKTDMSVWLPVK, encoded by the coding sequence ATGAATACAGTATCAAAAATATTTTTTACGTCTGCGCTTTTTTATGCTACACAAGTAACAGCGCAAGACAAAGCTTTGGTGAATACCAGCAAGAGCGAATTTGCAAAGCTTGCTGCCGTAAATATGGGCGATGTAAAATGGACCAACGGCTTTTGGGCAGAACGCTTCAATGTATGCCGCGACTCGATGGTTCCAAATCTTTGGCGCATTTACAATGACGCTAATATCAGCCATGCTTTCAAAAACTTTGAGATAGCTGCCCGCCTTGATACAGGCTCGCACAAAGGACCTTCTTTTCATGATGGCGACTATTACAAAACACTGGAAGCAATGGCAAGCATTTACGCCTCTACCAAAGACAAGCGCTTGGATGAAGCGATGGAAAAAGCCATTGCAGTAATTGCAAAAGCACAACGTGAAGACGGATACATCTACACAAAAGCAGCTATCGATCAGCAGAAAACAGGCGAGAAAAAACAGTTTGAAGACAGGCTGAGTTTTGAGGCTTATAACATTGGTCACCTGATGACGGCGGCATGTGTGCATCATCGTGCTACAGGTAAAACCAACCTACTTGATGTAGCACGTAAAGCAACAGATTACTTGTACAACTTCTACCAACGTGTTTCGCCAGAGATAGCACGTAATGCAATATGTCCTTCACATTATATGGGGACAATAGAAATGTATCGTACAACTGGTGATGCACGATATAAAGAGCTAGCTCAAAAACTAATTGATATACGAGGTGTATCAGTAGGATCGGATGATAACTCGGACAGGTATAAGTTCAGGGATATGCAGGAAGTTGTAGGGCATGCGGTAAGAGCAAATTATTTGTTTGCAGGGGCTGCGGATGTATATGCAGAAACAGGTGATAAAACCTTGCTGAATACCCTCAACATAATGTGGGATGATGTAGTTAATCACAAGATGTATATAACCGGTGGTTGTGGTGCATTGCACGATGGAGTGTCTAATGATGGCACATCCTTCAATCCTGGTGATGTAGAAAAGCTGCACCAGGCTTATGGGAGAAAGTACCAGCTTCCAAACCTAACTGCACACAACGAGACCTGCGCCAACATTGGCAATGTACTATGGAACTGGCGCATGCTGCAGCTGACAGGTGATGCTAAATATGCAGATGTGATGGAACTAGCTTTATATAACAGCGTGTTGAGCGGTGTTAGTTTAAGTGGAAAGAAGTTCTTTTATACAAACCCTTTAGCAGTATCCGGAGACCTCCCTTATAAACAACGTTGGACAAAGGAATCCTACGCAACGCTTGATAAAAAGAAATGGCCTGACTATGGTTCTAACATGAGTTGGTCACGCGACAGGCTCGAGTATATTGGACTTTCAAACTGCTGTCCCCCAAATGTGGTACGTACAGTTGCTGAGATTAGCAACTATGCTTACAGCACATCAGATGATGGTTTATGGTTCAATTTGTATGGCAGTAACAATCTGTCAACGAAGTTGAAAAACGGTTCTTCAATCAGGCTAATACAGCAAACGAATTATCCATGGAATGGCCATATAAAAATTACAATTGATGAAGCTGCATCTAACACATCACTCCACTTGCGCATACCAGAATGGGCAGATGGCGCAAGGATATTAGTGAATGGAAAGCTTACAACAACACCTGTAGCCGGCACCTATGCAGCAGTGAAAAGACCATGGAAGAAAGGAGATGTAGTAGAGCTTGTTTTGCCAATGGAAGCCAAGCTAATTGAAGCCAATCCTTTAGTAGAAGAAACCCGTAACCAGGTAGCTGTTAAGCGTGGACCAATTGTTTATTGTTTAGAATCTATAGACCTGCCGAAAGAACAAGAACTTTTTGATGTAGCAATACCTACAAATATGAAGCTTACACCAAAGATGGCAACAATAGATAATAGCCAGGTTATGGTACTGGAAGGACAGGCAGTATTGAACGAAGCGGGTGACTGGAATAAAAGGCTCTACCGAACAGTTTCATCGAAACAGGCAAAACCTATAGCGGTAAGACTAGTACCCTACTATGCATGGGGCAACAGGGGCAAGACAGACATGAGTGTGTGGCTGCCGGTGAAGTGA